In Acanthopagrus latus isolate v.2019 chromosome 16, fAcaLat1.1, whole genome shotgun sequence, one DNA window encodes the following:
- the olig4 gene encoding oligodendrocyte transcription factor 4, with protein MDSDSGSTGSRASSPDLIVDDTTGSFFSNKMFQTYCREDGADNEAGQTRTECRSLGGKTNNRSEISKEEGQDLRLKVNSRERKRMHDLNQAMDGLREVMPYAQGPSVRKLSKISTLLLARNYILMLSSSLEEMKKLVGDVYGGSAGIASRTAARPAITPVAPTAHLSLHPLAQSLHSLVGSTPPALQHHSTSTAAAPAPHSPPSASFLGFHAPVQGLLKDPLHLSSSYMHFPGMPCPCSLCQPLPTTTSTLHNLSMSK; from the coding sequence ATGGATTCTGACTCTGGCTCCACCGGCAGCCGCGCTTCATCCCCAGACCTGATCGTGGATGACACCACTGGGAGCTTCTTCTCCAACAAGATGTTCCAGACATACTGCCGAGAGGATGGAGCCGATAACGAGGCCGGCCAGACCAGGACAGAATGCCGCAGCTTGGGCGGTAAGACCAACAACAGGTCTGAGATCTCCAAGGAAGAGGGGCAAGACCTGAGACTGAAAGTCAACAGCCGGGAGAGGAAAAGGATGCATGATCTGAACCAGGCGATGGATGGCCTGAGAGAAGTCATGCCCTACGCTCAGGGGCCTTCAGTCCGCAAGCTGTCCAAGATCTCCACCCTGCTGCTGGCTCGCAACTACATCCTGATGCTGTCCAGCTCcttggaggagatgaagaagctgGTTGGGGATGTTTACGGAGGAAGTGCTGGCATTGCGAGCCGCACCGCTGCCCGCCCCGCTATCACCCCTGTGGCCCCCACAGCCCACCTCTCTCTGCATCCCCTTGCCCAGTCTCTGCACTCTCTGGTGGGCAGCACGCCTCCAGCACTGCAGCATCACTCCACTtctacagctgcagctccagcccCACACTCGCCTCCATCTGCCAGCTTCTTGGGTTTTCATGCTCCAGTCCAGGGGCTTCTTAAGGACCCGCTCCACCTGAGCAGCTCCTACATGCACTTTCCCGGCATGCCCTGCCCTTGCTCACTCTGCCAGCCTTTGCCAACCACTACCTCTACATTACACAACCTGTCCATGAGCAAGTGA